The Anas platyrhynchos isolate ZD024472 breed Pekin duck chromosome 36, IASCAAS_PekinDuck_T2T, whole genome shotgun sequence genome window below encodes:
- the LOC140000977 gene encoding olfactory receptor 14A16-like: MSNSSSITEFLLLAFADTQELQILYFVLFLGIYLAALLGNSLILTAVACDHHLHTPMYFFLLNLALLDLGCISTTVPKAMANSLWDTRAISYQGCAAQVFLFLFLFSVEYSLLTVMSYDRYVAICKPLHYGTLLGSRACAQMAAAAWGSGVLCALLHTANTFSLPLCRGNAVDQFFCEVPQILKLSCSHSYLRNAWVLMIGACLASMCFVFILFSYVQIFRAVLRMPSEQGQHKAFSTCLPHLFVVSLFVITGLFAYMKPSSISFPAQDLMVSFLYSVVPPAVNPLIYSMRNQELKCAIRKMISGMFLKSDKLPLFLHK, from the coding sequence atgtccaacagcagctccatcactgagttcctcctcctggcatttgcagacacacaggagctgcagatTCTAtacttcgtgctcttcctgggcatctacctggctgccctcctgggcaacagcctcatcctcaccgctgtagcctgcgaccaccacctccacacccccatgtacttcttcctcctcaacctcgccctcctcgacctgggctgcatctccaccactgtccccaaagccatggccaattccctctgggacaccagggctatctcctatcaaggatgtgctgcacaggtctttttgttcctcttcttgttttcagtagagtattctcttctcactgtcatgtcctatgaccgctatgttgccatctgcaagcccctgcactacgggaccctcctgggcagcagagcttgtgcccagatggcagcagctgcctggggcagtggggttctctgtgctctgctgcacactgccaatacattttccctgcccctctgcagaggaaatgcagtggaccagttcttctgtgaagtcccccagatcctcaagctctcctgctcacactcctacCTCAGGAATGCTTGGGTACTTATGATTGGTGCCTGTTTAGCGtccatgtgttttgttttcattcttttttcttatgtgcagatcttcagggccgtgctgaggatgccctctgagcagggccagcacaaagccttctccacgtgcctccctcacctgtttgtggtctccctgtttgtcatCACTGGACTTTTTGCCTACATGAAGCCCTCCTCAATCTccttcccagcccaggacctgatggtgtcatttctgtactcagtggtgcctccagcagtgaaccccctcatctacagcatgaggaaccaggagctcaagtgTGCCATTAGGAAAATGATTTCAGGGATGTTTCTGAAAAGTGATAAATTACCACTTTTTCTCCACAAATGA
- the LOC113841265 gene encoding olfactory receptor 14A16-like — MSNSSSITEFLLLPFADTRELQLLHFALFLDIYLAALLGNGLILTAVACDHRLHTPMYFFLLNLALLDLGCISTTVPKAMANALWDTRAISYIGCATQVFFFLFLFSAEYCLLTIMSYDRYVAICKPLHYRTLLGSRACAQMAAAAWGSGFLYALLHTANTFSLPLCQGNAVDQFFCEIPQILKLSCTDSYLREVWILLAGVCLAFGCFVFIILSYVQIFRAVLRMPSEQGQHKAFSTCLPHLFVISLFINTCFFAYLKPSSISSPSLNLVVAVLYSVMPPTVNPLIYSLRNRELKCAIRKVNSWMFLNSDKFPLFFQK, encoded by the coding sequence atgtccaacagcagctccatcaccgaattcctcctcctgccatttgcagacacacgcgagctgcagctcctgcacttcgcgctcttcctggacatctacctggctgccctcctgggcaatggcctcatcctcactgccgtagcctgcgaccaccgcctccacacccccatgtacttcttcctcctcaacctcgccctcctcgacctgggctgcatctccaccactgtccccaaagccatggctaatgccctctgggacaccagggccatctcctacaTAGGATGTGCCACAcaggtgtttttcttcctctttttgttttcagcagaatattgtcttctcaccatcatgtcctatgaccgctacgttgccatctgcaagcccctgcactacaggaccctcctggggagcagagcttgtgcccagatggcagcagctgcctggggtagtGGCTTTCtctatgctctgctgcacactgccaatacattttccctgcccctctgccaaggcaatgctgtggaccagttcttctgtgaaatcccccagatcctcaagctctcctgcacagactcctacctcagggaagtttgGATTCTTCTGGCTGGTGTCTGTTTAGcatttggctgttttgtttttatcatacTGTcatatgtgcagatcttcagggcagtgctgaggatgccctctgagcaggggcaacacaaagccttctccacgtgcctccctcacctgtttgTCATCTCCCTGTTTATCAACACCTGCTTTTTTGCTTATCTGAAGCCCTCCTCTATCTCCTCACCATCCTTGAACCTGGTGGTAGCAGTTCTGTACTCTGTGATGCCTCCaacagtgaaccccctcatctacagcttGAGAAACAGGGAGCTCAAGTGTGCTATTAGGAAAGTAAATTCATGGATGTTTCTGAACAGTGACaaatttcctctctttttccagaaatga